Below is a window of Paremcibacter congregatus DNA.
CCATTGTTCTTCGCGCATTATTCCTTCCTGGGGCTTGATCCGCGCGGCCTCTCGGACAGATACGCGAATTATTGGACGCAAAACCAGCATCAAACGTTGATCAGTCACGCTTATTCCATGGATAATCCAAAAAACTGGAAAGGCTATGGGCCGGATTTCTGGGGGCTTACCGCAGGGGACATGGTCCCGGACGGTTACACGGCCCATGCACCGGGAGAGCGGGATTTTGGCACGATAAACCCGACCGGGGCGCTGTCATCAATGCCCTATGCGCCGACACAATCTCTGGCGCTGCTCAAAAATCTCTACTATCGGCACGGTAAAGAACTTTTTGGCCCCATGGGATTTTATGACGCCATCAATCTCAGTGTCAGCGATGATCCCCGCAAGCAGGTCAAAAAAACCTACCTAGCCATTGATCAGGGGCCGATTATTATCATGCTGGAAAACTATCGCTCCGGCTTGTTGTGGGACTCTTTTATGAAAGACCCGGATGTGCGCAAGGGTTTGGATAAACTCGGGTTCACCATCAACAATCAAAAAAATCAGTAAGAGGCGATTAAAGCGCTTCTTGTGCGTATTTATTTCCCTTTACGGGATGATTTAAGGTCGACAAATGAAAATCAAGTTTTTTGCTATTGTGTTACTGGGAGGATGTCTCCTCCTGGCGGGGGCGTTTGCAGTTTCATCAGGAATGAAAAGCTCACGTCAGGCCAAGGCGTCCTCCAACTTATGGCATGACAATAAAGCCGAAATGGAGGCCTTCATATCCGACTTAATGTCCCGCATGACGCTGGAAGAAAAGATCGGGCAGCTCAATCTTCTGTCAAGCGGCTGGGATGTGACGGGACCTCGTTTACAGGACAATTCTAAAGCCTTGATCAAAGAGGGCAAGGTTGGCGCGATCTTTAACGCCTATACGGCGGAATATACCCATGAGTTACAGAAGATGGCCGTGGAGAAAACCAGGCTGGGTATTCCGTTGCTTTTTGGGTATGACGTTATTCATGGTTTTAGAACGATATTCCCGATTTCCTTAGGTGAGGCGGCGTCCTGGGACTTGGCGGCCATCGAAAAAAGCGCCCGTATTTCAGCCATTGAAGCCACGGCCGAGGGCCTGCACTGGACCTTCGCCCCCATGGTTGATATTACCCGTGATCCGCGTTGGGGACGTATTTCTGAGGGGGCAGGGGAAGATGTCTATTTGGGCATGAAAATCGCCACCGCCCGCGTGAGGGGGTATCAGGGAAATGATCTTTCGCGCGTGGATACGATGCTGGCGACGGCGAAGCATTTCGCGGCCTATGGCCAGTCTCAGGCCGGTCGGGATTATCATTCAACAGATATGTCAGAGCGTGAGCTTTGGGGTACCTATCTTCCGCCGTTTAAGGCGGCCCTGGATGCCGGTGTCGCGAGCGTTATGACTGCCTTTAATGATCTGAATGGTATTCCCGCCACAGGAAATGCGTTGCTTTTGAATGACATATTAAAGGGCCAGTGGGATTTTCAGGGTCTTGTTGTCACGGATTATACCTCCATTAACGAGATGGTCCCTCATGGGTTTGCCCGCGACGAAAAACACGCTGGTGAGCTCGCCATTAATGCGGGCGTCGATATGGACATGCAGGGGAGTGTTTTTGTCTCGCACCTGAAAGGTCTTGTTGATGAAGGCAAGGTGTCTGTTGTGAAAATTGACCGGGCCGTCAGGCGAATCCTGGAAATGAAATACCGTTTAGGCCTTTTTGAAGACCCTTATCGCTATTCAAATGAAGCGCGACAACAGGCGGCAAAAAAGAAACCGGCGTTTTTGGAAGCTGCCCGTGACGTCGCGCGGAAATCAATGGTTCTCCTGAAAAATGAAGGACAGATTCTGCCCTTAAAGAAACAAGGCATATCTATCGCGGTGATTGGACCGCTCGGCGACAGTAAGCAGGATATGATCGGGTCCTGGTCCGCGGCCGGAGACCGCATGGATGAACCGGTAAGCTTGCTGGAAGGTATCAGAGCCAAGGTTGGAGGTGATGTTGTCGTTCATTACGCAAAGGGGGCGAGTTACGCGTTTAATGATCATGACCAATCGGGTTTTGCAGAGGCGATGGCCATCGCGGAAAAATCGGATGTGATTATTATGGCGATGGGAGAAAAATGGGATAT
It encodes the following:
- the bglX gene encoding beta-glucosidase BglX, producing the protein MKSSRQAKASSNLWHDNKAEMEAFISDLMSRMTLEEKIGQLNLLSSGWDVTGPRLQDNSKALIKEGKVGAIFNAYTAEYTHELQKMAVEKTRLGIPLLFGYDVIHGFRTIFPISLGEAASWDLAAIEKSARISAIEATAEGLHWTFAPMVDITRDPRWGRISEGAGEDVYLGMKIATARVRGYQGNDLSRVDTMLATAKHFAAYGQSQAGRDYHSTDMSERELWGTYLPPFKAALDAGVASVMTAFNDLNGIPATGNALLLNDILKGQWDFQGLVVTDYTSINEMVPHGFARDEKHAGELAINAGVDMDMQGSVFVSHLKGLVDEGKVSVVKIDRAVRRILEMKYRLGLFEDPYRYSNEARQQAAKKKPAFLEAARDVARKSMVLLKNEGQILPLKKQGISIAVIGPLGDSKQDMIGSWSAAGDRMDEPVSLLEGIRAKVGGDVVVHYAKGASYAFNDHDQSGFAEAMAIAEKSDVIIMAMGEKWDMTGEAASRTSLDMPGSQQALMEALHKIGKPMVLVLMNGRPLALNWADDNVNAILETWYAGTMGGHAIADILFGDYNPAGKLPVTFPRHVGQVPLYYNMKNTGRPYASDGAEQKYRSRYLNTLNDPLYPFGYGLSYTQFSYSEVILDRPSLGPKDVLTATINVANSGGYDGEEVVQLYIQDVTGSVTRPVKELKGFQKIHLAVGEHKNVSFKISAKDLSFYRQDMSYGVEAGDFKLYIGTNSMDVKEARFTLTNSGT